A part of Candidatus Binatia bacterium genomic DNA contains:
- a CDS encoding NAD(P)-dependent oxidoreductase: MRRAFFPVSLNLEERRCVVIGGAEDREAIEKSAALEEAGARVERIYDAATLRDEDVADAFFVISTPQDAALSARLRALADRHRFLLCCIDQPRYGFVAMAAIAKAGPVRVAISTAGLAPRVGKALKNALQRAMDERFARFIAVLAERREKERAAHPAPQDSPIRREAMIEAARGFRAEVRFEYPEWFEGDAER, encoded by the coding sequence GTGCGCAGAGCGTTCTTTCCCGTCAGCCTGAACCTGGAGGAGCGACGCTGCGTCGTCATCGGCGGCGCCGAGGATCGCGAAGCGATCGAAAAGTCGGCGGCACTCGAAGAGGCCGGCGCGCGGGTCGAGCGCATCTACGACGCCGCGACGCTGCGCGACGAGGACGTCGCCGACGCGTTCTTCGTGATCTCGACCCCGCAGGACGCCGCGCTCTCGGCGCGGCTGCGCGCGCTCGCCGATCGCCATCGGTTTCTCCTCTGCTGCATCGACCAGCCGCGCTACGGTTTCGTCGCGATGGCCGCGATCGCGAAGGCGGGCCCGGTGCGCGTCGCGATCTCGACGGCCGGCCTCGCGCCTCGCGTGGGCAAGGCGTTGAAGAACGCCCTACAGCGCGCGATGGACGAGCGTTTCGCGCGTTTCATCGCCGTGCTGGCCGAACGGCGCGAGAAGGAGCGCGCAGCCCACCCCGCGCCGCAGGATTCGCCGATCCGGCGCGAGGCGATGATCGAAGCTGCGCGCGGATTCCGGGCCGAGGTTCGGTTCGAGTATCCGGAGTGGTTCGAGGGAGATGCCGAGCGTTGA
- a CDS encoding nitrilase-related carbon-nitrogen hydrolase: protein MSENPLHLRVALVQTKPAKGQYAKNLDEAKRAFAQLCEDPPDLIVLPEAALTGYFLEGAVYDLALSADAFARDLALAWRGACGERRVDIVAGFFENDGGTYYNSAIYLHVEPKGERILHRHRKMFLPTYGVFDEERFLSRGRRLGVFETRFGRMAILICEDACHAIVPALAAIKGARIVIVPSASPGRGIEDEGAGELESIANWREALRGAAREHGIFVIYAGLTGFEGGKGMSGSSCVVDPRGRMLVEAPAARSCIVRADLDLAEIDLARASLPLLGDLGAALPDLLLDEELPLPRGGRDAADR, encoded by the coding sequence GTGAGTGAGAACCCGCTGCACCTGCGCGTCGCGCTGGTGCAGACGAAGCCCGCAAAGGGCCAGTACGCGAAGAACCTCGACGAGGCGAAGCGAGCGTTCGCGCAGCTCTGCGAGGATCCGCCGGACTTGATCGTGCTTCCCGAAGCGGCGCTGACCGGCTACTTCCTCGAAGGCGCGGTCTACGACCTCGCGCTCTCGGCCGACGCGTTCGCTCGCGACCTCGCCCTCGCGTGGCGCGGGGCGTGCGGCGAGCGTCGGGTGGATATCGTCGCGGGCTTCTTCGAGAACGACGGCGGCACGTACTACAACAGCGCGATCTACCTGCACGTCGAGCCGAAGGGCGAGCGTATCCTGCACCGCCACCGGAAGATGTTCTTGCCGACCTACGGCGTGTTCGACGAGGAGCGTTTTCTCTCGCGCGGCCGCAGACTCGGCGTCTTCGAAACGCGTTTCGGCCGAATGGCGATCTTGATCTGCGAGGACGCGTGCCACGCGATCGTGCCCGCTTTGGCGGCGATCAAAGGAGCGCGCATCGTCATCGTGCCGAGCGCATCGCCCGGGCGCGGCATCGAAGACGAGGGTGCGGGCGAGCTCGAGAGCATCGCGAACTGGCGCGAGGCGCTGCGAGGCGCCGCGCGCGAGCACGGCATCTTCGTCATCTATGCGGGGTTGACCGGCTTCGAGGGCGGCAAGGGCATGAGCGGCTCCTCGTGCGTCGTCGATCCGCGCGGTCGGATGCTCGTCGAGGCGCCGGCGGCGCGTTCGTGCATCGTGCGCGCGGATCTCGATCTGGCCGAGATCGACCTCGCGCGGGCCTCGCTCCCGCTGCTCGGCGATCTCGGGGCGGCGCTGCCGGATCTGCTCCTCGACGAAGAGCTGCCGCTTCCGCGGGGAGGACGCGATGCTGCCGATCGTTGA
- a CDS encoding dihydrolipoyl dehydrogenase has translation MLHRYDVVVVGAGSAGYAAARTARTVGCDVALVDPGPLGGLCILRGCMPSKTLLASSDALADAREALALGIEARGLSADMPFIAARKRALVKEFADYRIEGIDAFPLYRGPAHFLSPDRVAAGDDVLEASKFVIATGSVIEPNAVPGLDEAGYIDSDAALELEAIPKSVVVLGGGYTACELGQFLSRMGARTTMLIRSGHLLTQSDDDIGDALTGYFREEGIEVVAHASLIGAHRRESEKVVRYLHGGEEREAAAEEIFYALGRTPNVAGLDLDKAGVALDPGGGIAVDAQLRTSNPNVFAAGDVTGAYMLVHVAIYQGEVAARNACLAAGEPADYSLVAAHTVFSEPQFAAVGLSEKELHARSIPYVRGRYDFAEHGKAQCLGKTKGFVKMMADPETGKILGAAVLGPQGSELIHEVVVAMRYGATVDEFMRIPHLHPTLAEIWTYPAEECADKLGRRAPGDDQMEMATSVSGE, from the coding sequence ATGCTCCATCGCTACGACGTCGTCGTCGTCGGGGCGGGCTCGGCCGGCTATGCCGCGGCACGCACCGCGCGGACGGTCGGCTGCGACGTCGCGCTCGTCGATCCCGGCCCGCTCGGCGGGCTATGCATTCTGCGCGGCTGCATGCCGAGCAAGACCCTCTTAGCCTCGAGCGACGCGCTCGCCGACGCGCGGGAGGCGCTCGCGCTGGGCATCGAAGCGCGCGGTCTCAGCGCCGACATGCCGTTCATCGCCGCACGCAAGCGCGCCCTCGTGAAAGAGTTCGCCGATTACCGGATCGAAGGCATCGACGCGTTTCCGCTCTATCGCGGTCCGGCGCACTTCCTCTCCCCCGATCGCGTCGCGGCGGGCGACGACGTTCTCGAAGCGTCGAAGTTCGTCATCGCTACCGGGAGCGTCATCGAGCCGAACGCGGTGCCGGGCCTCGACGAGGCCGGCTACATCGACAGCGACGCCGCCCTGGAGCTAGAGGCGATCCCGAAATCGGTCGTCGTGCTCGGCGGCGGATACACGGCTTGCGAGCTCGGTCAATTTCTCTCGCGCATGGGGGCGCGCACGACGATGCTGATTCGCAGCGGACATCTTCTGACGCAGAGCGACGACGACATCGGTGACGCGCTGACGGGCTACTTCCGCGAAGAGGGCATCGAGGTCGTCGCGCACGCCTCGTTGATCGGCGCGCATCGCCGCGAGAGCGAGAAGGTCGTTCGATATCTGCACGGCGGCGAGGAGCGGGAAGCGGCGGCCGAGGAGATCTTCTATGCGCTCGGCCGAACGCCGAACGTCGCCGGTCTCGATCTCGACAAGGCCGGCGTCGCCCTCGATCCGGGGGGCGGCATCGCCGTCGACGCGCAACTGCGCACGAGCAACCCGAACGTCTTCGCCGCCGGCGACGTGACCGGCGCGTACATGCTCGTCCACGTCGCGATCTATCAAGGTGAGGTTGCCGCGCGCAACGCGTGCCTAGCGGCCGGAGAGCCGGCGGATTACTCGCTGGTCGCGGCGCACACGGTCTTCTCCGAGCCGCAGTTCGCCGCCGTCGGGCTCTCGGAGAAGGAGCTGCACGCGCGTTCGATTCCCTACGTCCGCGGGCGCTACGACTTTGCGGAGCACGGCAAAGCGCAATGCCTGGGCAAGACGAAAGGCTTCGTCAAGATGATGGCCGATCCGGAGACCGGGAAGATACTCGGGGCGGCGGTCTTGGGCCCGCAGGGGTCGGAGTTGATCCACGAGGTCGTCGTCGCGATGCGCTACGGCGCGACGGTCGACGAGTTCATGCGAATTCCGCATCTCCATCCGACGCTGGCCGAGATCTGGACCTATCCGGCCGAGGAGTGCGCCGACAAGCTCGGAAGAAGGGCGCCCGGCGACGACCAGATGGAGATGGCGACGAGCGTATCCGGTGAGTGA
- a CDS encoding competence/damage-inducible protein A: MPSVELIAVGTELLLGQLVDTNTPFVAQRLAENGIDVHATHAVGDNRERIAALLRRALSHADGVITTGGLGPTVDDLTKEALCDALDLDVETYEPALAQMEAAFAAMGRAMRPNNRKQADLPRGSRALPNPNGTAPGFIAFASDGKFVACMPGVPREMKPMLVEQVLPFLRERLGTNATIATRVLHTIGLGESEIDHRIADIFREGENPKIAVLAHDYRADVKIMAKAASLAAAQAMIAPVQREILERLAGHVFGFDDDTPASAVHALLQARGQMLAVAESCTGGRLAAALTSVPGASKSFAGGIVAYANAVKIEQLGVAAATIDRSGAVSEETAREMARGARIRLGADLAIATTGIAGPSGATPEKPVGLVWFALDDRGGTCRALRFLLSGGREAIVSRATTIALGMLWQHLARAR, from the coding sequence ATGCCGAGCGTTGAGCTGATCGCGGTCGGCACCGAACTGCTGCTCGGCCAACTCGTCGATACGAACACCCCGTTCGTGGCGCAGCGCCTCGCGGAGAACGGCATCGACGTGCACGCGACGCATGCGGTCGGCGACAACCGCGAGCGCATAGCGGCGCTCCTCCGCCGGGCGCTCTCGCACGCGGACGGCGTGATTACGACCGGCGGTCTCGGCCCGACCGTCGACGACCTCACGAAAGAGGCGCTCTGCGATGCGCTCGATCTCGACGTCGAAACCTACGAGCCGGCGCTCGCGCAGATGGAAGCGGCCTTTGCGGCGATGGGGCGCGCGATGCGCCCGAACAATCGCAAGCAGGCCGATCTTCCGCGGGGCAGTCGCGCGCTTCCGAATCCGAACGGAACCGCGCCGGGATTCATCGCGTTCGCCTCCGACGGGAAGTTCGTCGCTTGCATGCCGGGCGTTCCGCGCGAGATGAAGCCGATGCTGGTCGAGCAGGTGCTGCCCTTCTTGCGCGAACGGTTGGGGACGAACGCGACGATCGCGACCCGCGTGCTCCACACCATCGGCCTCGGCGAGTCGGAGATCGACCATCGTATCGCCGACATCTTTCGCGAGGGCGAGAATCCGAAGATCGCGGTGCTGGCGCACGACTACCGAGCCGACGTGAAGATCATGGCGAAGGCCGCGTCGTTGGCAGCGGCGCAGGCAATGATCGCTCCCGTGCAGCGCGAGATTCTCGAACGCCTGGCCGGCCACGTCTTCGGCTTCGACGACGATACGCCGGCGAGCGCGGTCCACGCGCTCCTTCAAGCGAGAGGACAGATGCTCGCGGTCGCGGAGTCGTGCACGGGCGGACGTCTTGCCGCGGCGCTGACGAGCGTCCCCGGCGCGTCCAAGAGCTTCGCCGGCGGCATCGTCGCCTACGCGAACGCGGTGAAGATCGAACAGCTCGGCGTCGCCGCCGCCACGATCGATCGCAGCGGTGCGGTGAGCGAAGAGACCGCTCGAGAGATGGCGCGCGGCGCACGGATCCGTCTCGGCGCCGATCTCGCGATCGCTACGACCGGCATCGCCGGTCCGAGCGGCGCCACGCCCGAGAAACCGGTCGGGCTCGTTTGGTTCGCGCTCGACGATCGCGGCGGAACCTGCCGAGCGCTTCGATTTTTGCTATCCGGCGGGCGCGAAGCGATCGTCTCGCGCGCGACGACGATCGCGCTGGGCATGCTCTGGCAGCATCTGGCGCGCGCACGATAA
- the glpX gene encoding class II fructose-bisphosphatase: protein MDHPVHSLDYVKVTESAALAASRWMGRGERDAADAAAVEKMRESLGELEIAGLIVIGEGERDEAPMLYIGEQVGAGGKEVDIAVDPVEGTNLVANGLPNSIAVMAIAERGGLLHAPDTYMKKLAVGARAAQYVHIDAPVRENLEAVANALEKPINDVCVVILDRPRHADLIRDVREAGARIRLISDGDVDACIATAIDSTGIHVAMGTGGAPEGVLAAAAIKCLGGNFMGRLQPRNEIEAKRAVDMGFGDLNKVLELGDLVRGNDVIFCATGITDGDLVRGVRFFGNQARTHSILVHSSGTVRFIESTHRLGARPSGR, encoded by the coding sequence CTGGACCATCCCGTGCACTCGCTCGACTACGTCAAAGTGACCGAGAGCGCGGCGCTCGCCGCGTCGCGTTGGATGGGGCGCGGGGAGCGCGATGCCGCCGACGCCGCGGCCGTCGAGAAGATGCGCGAGTCGCTCGGCGAGTTGGAGATTGCCGGGCTCATCGTCATCGGCGAAGGGGAGCGCGACGAAGCGCCGATGCTCTACATCGGCGAGCAGGTCGGCGCCGGCGGCAAAGAGGTCGACATTGCCGTCGATCCGGTCGAAGGGACGAACCTCGTCGCGAACGGCCTGCCGAACTCGATCGCGGTCATGGCGATCGCCGAGCGCGGCGGCCTGCTGCACGCGCCCGACACCTACATGAAGAAGCTCGCGGTCGGCGCGAGAGCGGCGCAGTACGTCCACATCGACGCGCCGGTTCGCGAGAATCTCGAAGCGGTCGCCAACGCGTTGGAGAAGCCGATCAACGACGTCTGCGTCGTGATCCTCGATCGCCCGCGTCACGCCGATCTGATCCGCGACGTCCGAGAGGCCGGCGCGCGGATTCGCCTCATCTCCGACGGCGACGTCGATGCGTGCATCGCGACGGCGATCGACTCGACGGGAATTCACGTCGCGATGGGAACCGGCGGCGCACCCGAAGGCGTGCTCGCCGCGGCCGCGATCAAGTGCCTCGGCGGCAACTTCATGGGACGCCTGCAGCCTCGCAACGAGATCGAGGCAAAGCGGGCCGTCGACATGGGCTTCGGCGATCTCAATAAAGTGCTCGAGCTCGGCGATCTCGTGCGCGGCAACGACGTGATCTTCTGTGCGACGGGCATCACCGACGGCGATCTCGTTCGCGGCGTGCGCTTCTTCGGAAACCAGGCGCGCACGCACTCGATTCTCGTCCATTCAAGCGGAACGGTGCGCTTTATAGAATCGACGCACCGACTCGGCGCGCGCCCGTCCGGGCGTTGA
- a CDS encoding mannosyltransferase family protein, with translation MFAETRLTQPSNSRPLYLGDLFAAGWPALLTVALVGATLGFFAWYAVVVPGHRGPVAEIGLLAGIALGVVATLAAWTGYARYFSRRAGITLVRSLQYDALTWLPFFLLWLTFVLAPQLTHGARLFLVALTLACVGKVLVAARFNQTVREVLIDFAATRLAIIVIAELAAAIIGQRAGSHVQESRHALLAVWGRWDAVHYLNIATQGYQGFDMAFFPLYPALIRIVGSLAGNHLIAGLLISNASFFFGLLYLYKLLEHEYDRAVARRAIFYVSIFPTSVYFAAVYTESLFFMLTVASFYYMRGRHWWLAGIFGFFAALTRVEGVLLLVPFVIEWSAQEERPRGTRAYLDLAAGTLIPLGLAVYMAYLWVLRADPLYFSHVQVHWNRTLAWPWVSVANAFGKIVHATGGQEVANQSLEIGFTMLMIAVLLAGWHSLRPSYIAYMALSILVPMSTSNLMSMPRFALVLFPMFVILARWGERSWVNNVILAFSLPLLGLFTVLFADWYWVA, from the coding sequence GTGTTCGCCGAAACCCGCCTCACGCAACCCTCGAATTCGCGCCCGCTCTATCTCGGCGACCTCTTCGCCGCGGGATGGCCGGCGTTGCTGACGGTTGCGCTGGTCGGCGCGACGCTCGGCTTCTTTGCGTGGTACGCGGTCGTCGTGCCCGGACATCGGGGGCCGGTCGCCGAGATCGGGTTGCTGGCCGGCATCGCGCTCGGCGTCGTGGCGACGCTCGCCGCATGGACCGGTTACGCTCGGTACTTCTCGCGCCGCGCCGGGATCACGCTCGTGCGCTCGTTGCAGTACGATGCGCTGACGTGGCTCCCGTTTTTCCTCCTCTGGCTCACGTTCGTCTTGGCGCCGCAGCTCACGCACGGCGCGCGCCTCTTTCTCGTCGCGCTCACGCTCGCGTGCGTCGGCAAGGTGCTCGTCGCCGCGCGCTTCAACCAGACGGTCCGAGAAGTTCTCATCGATTTCGCCGCGACGCGTCTCGCGATCATCGTCATCGCGGAGCTCGCCGCGGCCATCATCGGACAGCGCGCCGGAAGCCACGTGCAGGAGTCGCGCCACGCACTGCTGGCCGTATGGGGGCGGTGGGACGCCGTCCACTACCTCAATATCGCGACGCAGGGATATCAAGGCTTCGACATGGCCTTCTTCCCGCTCTATCCCGCGCTCATCCGCATCGTCGGGTCGCTCGCGGGGAATCACCTGATCGCGGGGCTCTTGATCTCCAACGCGTCGTTCTTCTTCGGGCTCCTCTATCTCTACAAGCTGCTCGAGCACGAGTACGACCGCGCCGTCGCTCGCCGAGCGATCTTCTACGTCTCGATCTTCCCGACGTCCGTCTACTTCGCGGCCGTCTATACCGAGTCGCTCTTCTTCATGCTCACGGTCGCCTCGTTTTACTACATGCGCGGCCGTCACTGGTGGCTCGCCGGCATCTTCGGGTTCTTCGCGGCCCTCACGCGCGTCGAGGGCGTGCTGCTGCTCGTGCCCTTCGTCATCGAGTGGTCCGCGCAAGAGGAACGTCCGCGCGGCACGCGCGCCTATCTCGACCTCGCCGCCGGAACCTTGATTCCGCTCGGTCTCGCCGTCTACATGGCGTATCTCTGGGTGCTGCGCGCCGATCCGCTCTACTTCTCGCACGTCCAGGTCCACTGGAATCGAACGCTCGCCTGGCCGTGGGTCAGCGTCGCGAACGCCTTCGGCAAGATCGTCCATGCGACCGGAGGACAGGAGGTCGCGAATCAATCGCTCGAGATCGGCTTCACGATGCTGATGATCGCCGTCTTGCTCGCCGGCTGGCACAGCCTGCGTCCGTCGTACATCGCGTACATGGCGCTCTCGATCCTCGTCCCGATGTCCACGTCGAATCTTATGTCCATGCCGCGCTTCGCGCTCGTGCTCTTTCCGATGTTCGTCATCCTGGCGCGCTGGGGCGAGCGCTCGTGGGTCAACAACGTGATCCTGGCGTTCTCGTTGCCGCTGCTCGGGCTCTTCACGGTTCTCTTCGCCGATTGGTATTGGGTTGCGTAG
- a CDS encoding carboxypeptidase-like regulatory domain-containing protein: MKRLNVRTALATLGLLGAFLSQASWAMAGTSGNISGTLTDAKTGSPIAGASIEIKSGAQEVTTTTDAHGRYVAFALQPDNYTLTAMKPGYDTRSVSGYSVSADQTQIYDLQLDPASSN; encoded by the coding sequence ATGAAACGATTAAACGTTCGCACGGCGCTCGCCACCCTGGGACTGCTTGGCGCGTTCCTGAGTCAGGCAAGCTGGGCGATGGCCGGTACGAGCGGAAATATCTCCGGTACGCTTACGGACGCGAAAACCGGGTCGCCGATCGCCGGCGCGAGCATCGAGATCAAGTCCGGCGCGCAAGAAGTGACGACGACGACGGACGCGCACGGCCGTTACGTCGCATTCGCACTGCAGCCGGATAACTACACGCTGACGGCAATGAAGCCGGGCTACGATACGCGATCCGTCTCAGGATACTCGGTCTCGGCCGATCAGACGCAAATCTACGATCTGCAACTCGACCCCGCATCGTCGAATTGA
- a CDS encoding Gfo/Idh/MocA family oxidoreductase, whose amino-acid sequence MTKYRIGIAGAGFGVAAHLPALRNHPRFEVVALASPSSAQERAREAGIAAFRSCAEMVAACDLDAVTVASPPFAHRDDVLAALAAGKHVLCEKPFALRLDDAREMVAAAEAAGTACGVAHEFRFVPQAQALKELAVNGHLDPLRNVEITLLRSNLRRHERRPRSWWFERERGGGLTGAVVSHMVDQANWLAGRPPVRAMGFRRTANPQRLDEAGSFVSSADDGAFALLDYGEGLAARIAADATAAVESYTCALHGEKRTAVASGPTIADLTLYTIDGDGTDELVCKPLPYAAFARINPNVPLLMELYDEFVKKIEGRENELPTFGEALATQETLAAVGYEH is encoded by the coding sequence GTGACGAAGTATCGAATCGGCATCGCCGGCGCCGGCTTCGGCGTTGCAGCCCATCTGCCGGCGCTGCGGAATCATCCGCGCTTCGAGGTCGTCGCGCTCGCCTCGCCGTCGAGCGCGCAGGAGCGGGCCCGCGAGGCGGGCATCGCAGCCTTTCGGTCCTGTGCCGAGATGGTCGCGGCGTGCGATCTCGACGCGGTCACCGTCGCGTCGCCGCCGTTCGCACATCGCGACGACGTTCTCGCGGCGCTCGCCGCCGGCAAGCACGTCCTCTGCGAGAAGCCCTTCGCGCTGCGCCTCGATGACGCGCGCGAGATGGTCGCCGCCGCGGAGGCAGCCGGCACCGCTTGCGGCGTCGCGCACGAGTTTCGCTTCGTGCCCCAGGCGCAGGCGCTCAAGGAGCTCGCCGTCAACGGCCACCTCGACCCGCTGCGGAACGTCGAGATCACGCTGCTGCGCAGCAATCTTCGACGTCACGAACGCCGCCCGCGAAGCTGGTGGTTCGAGCGCGAGCGTGGCGGCGGCCTGACGGGAGCGGTGGTGTCGCACATGGTCGATCAGGCGAACTGGCTGGCCGGACGTCCGCCGGTGCGGGCGATGGGGTTTCGCAGAACCGCAAATCCGCAGCGCCTCGACGAAGCGGGTTCGTTCGTTTCCAGCGCCGACGACGGCGCGTTCGCTCTCCTCGACTACGGAGAGGGCTTAGCGGCCCGCATCGCCGCGGACGCAACCGCCGCGGTCGAATCGTACACGTGCGCCCTGCACGGCGAGAAGCGCACGGCGGTCGCGAGCGGGCCGACGATCGCGGATCTCACGCTCTATACGATCGACGGCGACGGCACCGACGAGCTGGTCTGCAAGCCGTTGCCGTACGCCGCCTTCGCCCGCATCAATCCGAACGTTCCGCTTCTAATGGAACTCTACGACGAGTTCGTCAAAAAAATCGAAGGCCGGGAGAACGAGCTCCCGACCTTCGGCGAGGCCCTCGCTACGCAAGAGACGCTCGCCGCGGTCGGGTACGAGCACTAG
- a CDS encoding NAD+ synthase, producing the protein MLPIVEPVVAPPSPPRIDAPVAAEWLVAFLQDELVERRGVRRAVVGLSGGVDSAVTAFLCARALGNENVYAFRLPYESSHPSSLSDAQLVVDALRIPCRTIEISAAVDGYLQFEPDADARRRGNVMARVRMVVLFDQSAKLDALPIGTGNKTERLLGYFTWHADDTPPLNPLGDLFKSQVWELARYLGVPPRLIEKAPTADLQADQTDEADLGISYARADAILSRLLLGYGDAQLVERGFSAADVALVRRRLDATHWKRHLPTTAMLTNTAINEFYLRPVDY; encoded by the coding sequence ATGCTGCCGATCGTTGAGCCCGTCGTCGCGCCGCCGTCACCTCCGCGAATCGACGCGCCGGTCGCCGCCGAGTGGCTCGTCGCCTTTCTGCAGGACGAGCTCGTCGAGCGGCGGGGGGTGCGGCGCGCCGTCGTCGGCCTATCGGGCGGCGTGGATTCCGCCGTCACGGCGTTTCTCTGCGCTCGCGCTCTCGGGAACGAGAACGTCTATGCGTTTCGCCTTCCGTACGAGTCGTCGCATCCGTCGAGTCTGAGCGACGCGCAGCTCGTCGTGGACGCGCTCCGGATCCCGTGCCGGACGATCGAGATCAGCGCCGCCGTGGACGGTTACCTGCAGTTCGAGCCGGACGCCGACGCGCGCCGTCGCGGCAACGTGATGGCTCGCGTTCGCATGGTCGTGCTCTTCGATCAATCGGCGAAGCTCGACGCGCTTCCGATCGGGACGGGGAACAAGACGGAACGGCTCCTCGGATACTTCACGTGGCATGCCGACGACACGCCGCCGCTCAATCCGCTCGGAGACCTCTTCAAGAGCCAGGTCTGGGAGCTGGCGAGATATCTTGGCGTTCCGCCGCGGTTGATCGAGAAGGCGCCGACCGCAGATCTGCAGGCCGATCAGACCGACGAGGCCGACCTCGGGATCAGCTACGCCCGCGCCGACGCGATCCTTTCGCGTCTGTTGCTCGGATACGGCGACGCGCAGCTCGTCGAGCGGGGCTTCTCCGCCGCGGACGTCGCGCTCGTTCGCCGGCGCCTCGATGCGACGCACTGGAAGCGCCACCTGCCGACGACCGCGATGCTGACGAACACGGCGATCAACGAGTTCTACCTCCGTCCCGTCGACTACTAA
- a CDS encoding aspartate aminotransferase family protein, with amino-acid sequence MSAARTRSAELAAALRRYEQRNVTFLGEDFPIFWESARGAVVTDADRNEYIDCTAAFGVANAGHSNPRIAAAVASQAGRLTHGMGDVHPTEIRVRLFERLAQIVPKELERFFLATTGSEAIEAALKTALLATRKHRFAAFRGGYHGLSFGALAVAGIERFRKPFAHALGHEPLLLDFPHEGEGIDASGAAFDTDRALAGHDGDLAAIVVEPIQGRAGAIVPPPGYLRELRRICDERKALLIVDEIFTGFGRTGRWFAMERDEVVPDILCIGKALGSGVPVSAAIGRAKVMDAWPLSTGEALHTSTYLGNPLGCAAAIATIDELQRHDLPQRANRLGKTIRSRLQALRSHRVVTDVRGRGLLRAVQFDRADRAERIVRLALKNGVIFLQSGVDGNVVTISPPLVIEEAQLARAIDVLENAIEEAS; translated from the coding sequence GTGAGCGCCGCCCGAACGCGCAGCGCGGAACTCGCTGCCGCTCTGCGACGATACGAGCAGCGTAACGTCACGTTCCTCGGAGAGGACTTCCCGATCTTCTGGGAATCGGCTCGCGGCGCCGTGGTGACCGATGCCGATCGCAACGAGTACATTGACTGTACCGCCGCGTTCGGTGTCGCCAACGCGGGACACTCCAATCCGCGCATCGCCGCCGCGGTCGCTTCGCAGGCCGGCCGTCTCACGCACGGCATGGGAGACGTGCATCCGACCGAGATTCGCGTCCGTCTCTTCGAACGGCTCGCGCAGATCGTGCCGAAGGAGCTCGAGCGCTTCTTCCTCGCGACGACGGGATCGGAGGCGATCGAGGCGGCGCTGAAGACCGCGCTGCTCGCCACGCGCAAGCATCGCTTCGCCGCGTTCCGTGGAGGATACCACGGACTATCGTTCGGCGCGCTCGCGGTCGCCGGCATCGAGCGGTTTCGCAAGCCGTTCGCGCACGCGCTGGGGCACGAGCCGCTCCTGCTCGATTTTCCTCACGAGGGCGAAGGCATCGATGCGTCGGGCGCTGCCTTCGATACCGATCGAGCGCTCGCAGGCCACGACGGCGACCTCGCCGCGATCGTCGTCGAACCGATCCAAGGGCGAGCCGGCGCGATCGTACCGCCGCCGGGGTATCTCCGCGAGCTGCGCAGGATCTGCGACGAGCGAAAGGCGCTGCTGATCGTCGATGAGATTTTCACCGGCTTCGGGCGTACCGGGCGCTGGTTCGCGATGGAGCGCGACGAGGTCGTTCCCGATATTCTCTGCATCGGTAAGGCGCTGGGTTCCGGCGTGCCGGTCAGCGCTGCGATCGGGCGCGCCAAGGTAATGGATGCATGGCCGCTCTCCACGGGAGAGGCGCTCCATACTTCGACCTACCTCGGTAATCCGCTCGGGTGCGCTGCCGCGATCGCGACGATCGACGAGCTGCAACGCCACGACCTGCCGCAGCGAGCGAATCGTCTCGGCAAGACGATTCGCTCGCGCCTCCAGGCGCTGCGTTCGCATCGCGTCGTAACCGACGTGCGCGGCCGCGGGCTGCTGCGCGCGGTCCAGTTCGATCGCGCCGACCGCGCGGAGCGCATCGTGCGGCTGGCGCTGAAGAACGGCGTCATCTTTCTCCAATCGGGAGTCGACGGCAACGTCGTGACGATCTCGCCTCCGCTCGTTATCGAGGAGGCGCAATTGGCTCGGGCGATCGACGTTCTCGAAAACGCCATTGAGGAGGCTTCGTGA
- a CDS encoding GtrA family protein — protein sequence MRRGVRQFLKFGIVGASGMVVNFLVAHVLEKTTGLSWFADFAIGFMVGGVSNYVLNRIWTFGSRRNPLLEGLQFLTVSAIALVAGKLVFTLAERTGFHHFTLTWLAATLSGTVINFFLNKYWTFRHLN from the coding sequence TTGCGTAGAGGAGTCCGCCAATTCCTGAAATTCGGCATCGTCGGTGCTTCGGGAATGGTCGTGAACTTTCTCGTCGCACACGTTCTCGAGAAGACCACCGGGCTCTCGTGGTTCGCCGACTTCGCGATCGGGTTCATGGTCGGCGGCGTCTCCAACTACGTGCTCAATCGCATCTGGACGTTCGGCTCGCGGCGCAACCCGCTGCTGGAGGGGCTCCAGTTTCTAACCGTCTCGGCGATCGCGCTCGTCGCCGGCAAGCTCGTCTTCACGCTCGCCGAACGCACGGGCTTCCATCACTTTACGCTAACGTGGCTCGCGGCGACCCTCTCGGGCACCGTGATTAACTTCTTCCTCAACAAGTATTGGACGTTTCGACACCTGAATTGA